One genomic region from Lolium rigidum isolate FL_2022 unplaced genomic scaffold, APGP_CSIRO_Lrig_0.1 contig_47123_1, whole genome shotgun sequence encodes:
- the LOC124681581 gene encoding defensin Tm-AMP-D1.2-like: MTVSSGRAAASAALLLLLLLATELGTTTVAEAGERTCRSQSHNFKGDCTSSTNCASVCKTEGFPDGKCKTHYLVRKCFCIKDC, encoded by the exons ATGACAGTTTCTTCTGGCCGCGCGGCAGcgtccgccgccctcctccttctcctcctccttgccACAG AGCTGGGGACGACGACAGTGGCGGAGGCGGGGGAGAGGACCTGCAGGTCGCAGAGCCACAATTTCAAGGGGGATTGCACGAGCTCGACCAACTGTGCCAGCGTGTGCAAGACGGAGGGCTTCCCCGACGGCAAGTGCAAGACGCACTACCTCGTGCGCAAGTGCTTCTGCATAAAGGACTGCTGA